From Piscinibacter gummiphilus:
GTCGACCGACGACATCTACCTCTCGCCCAGCCAGATCCGCCGCTTCAACCTGCACACCGGCGACATGATCGAAGGCGAAGTGCGCGTGCCCAAGGACGGCGAGCGTTACTTCGCGCTGGTGAAGGTCGACCGCGTGAACGGCGTGACGCCCGAGGAGAGCAAGCACAAGATCATGTTCGAGAACCTGACGCCGCTCTTCCCGAAGGAGGCGTTCAAGCTCGAGCGTGAGATCAAGGGCGACGAGAACATCACCAGCCGCATCATCGACCTCATCGCCCCGCTCGGCAAAGGCCAGCGCGCGCTGCTGGTCGCGCCGCCCAAGAGCGGCAAGACGGTGATGATGCAGCACCTGGCGCACGCGATCGTCGCCAACCACCCCGACGTCTACCTCATCGTGCTGCTCGTCGACGAGCGCCCGGAAGAAGTGACCGAAATGCAGCGCACCGTGCGCGGCGAAGTCATCAGTTCCACTTTCGACGAGCCCGCCGCCCGCCACGTGCAGGTGGCCGAAATGGTGATCGAACGCGCCAAGCGCCTGGTCGAAATGAAGAAGGACGTGGTCATTCTTCTGGACTCGATCACCCGCCTCGCCCGTGCCTACAACAACGTGCTGCCCTCGTCCGGCAAGGTGCTGACCGGCGGCGTCGACGCCAATGCGCTGCAGCGCCCGAAGCGCTTCTTCGGCGCCGCGCGCAACATCGAGGAAGGCGGCTCGCTCACCATCATCGGCACCGCGCTGGTCGACACCGGCAGCCGCATGGACGAAGTCATCTACGAAGAGTTCAAGGGCACCGGCAACTGCGAAATCCACCTGGATCGCCGCATGGCCGAGAAGCGGGTCTACCCGTCGATCCTCCTGAACAAGAGCGGTACGCGGCGCGAGGAGTTGCTGCTCAAGCCCGAGATCCTGCAGAAGACGTGGATCCTGCGGAAGTTGCTCTACCCGATGGACGAGATCGAAGCGATGGAATTCATCCTCGACAAGATGAAATCCACGAAGAACAACCTCGATTTCTTCGACATGATGCGACGCGGCGGTTGAGCTGCGTGGCATAATCACGGGTTTTCCGCCATCCGGAAAGTGCGCCGAGCGGTTCGGCGTGGCTCCCGACCCTTACGCGAAGAGGCTCCCATGAAAGAAGGCATTCACCCGAACTACCGCGACGTCTGCTTCGTCGACCTGTCCAACGGTTTCAAGTTCGTGACGCGCTCGTGCGCTCAGACCAAGGAAACCATCAAGCTCGACGACGGCCGTGAAGTGCCGCTGTTCAAGCTCGAAACGACCAGCGAATCGCACCCCTTCTACACCGGCACGCAAAAGAGCGTCGACTCCCTCGGCGGCCGCGTCGAGAAGTTCCGCAACAAGTTTGCGCACCTCAAGAAGTAATCGCTCGACAGTGCGACACCAAAAGGCAGCCTCGGCTGCCTTTTTTGTTGCCCTCGGCGGAGGCGTGCCG
This genomic window contains:
- the rho gene encoding transcription termination factor Rho, coding for MHLSELKALHVSALIKMGEELEIENVSRLRKQELMFAIMKKRAKAGEQVFGDGVLEVLPDGFGFLRAPDASYMASTDDIYLSPSQIRRFNLHTGDMIEGEVRVPKDGERYFALVKVDRVNGVTPEESKHKIMFENLTPLFPKEAFKLEREIKGDENITSRIIDLIAPLGKGQRALLVAPPKSGKTVMMQHLAHAIVANHPDVYLIVLLVDERPEEVTEMQRTVRGEVISSTFDEPAARHVQVAEMVIERAKRLVEMKKDVVILLDSITRLARAYNNVLPSSGKVLTGGVDANALQRPKRFFGAARNIEEGGSLTIIGTALVDTGSRMDEVIYEEFKGTGNCEIHLDRRMAEKRVYPSILLNKSGTRREELLLKPEILQKTWILRKLLYPMDEIEAMEFILDKMKSTKNNLDFFDMMRRGG
- a CDS encoding type B 50S ribosomal protein L31, which translates into the protein MKEGIHPNYRDVCFVDLSNGFKFVTRSCAQTKETIKLDDGREVPLFKLETTSESHPFYTGTQKSVDSLGGRVEKFRNKFAHLKK